The proteins below come from a single Necator americanus strain Aroian chromosome V, whole genome shotgun sequence genomic window:
- a CDS encoding hypothetical protein (NECATOR_CHRV.G20350.T2) encodes MIEARDNGSLLREDHRKQVWDLVYEISNNISIQDSSGRSLTYKDMCDPYCQKNDAFYALLKLYNQNFSRVDITYPTMDILGKQVFIAANVYDVSVDHQTNVLKNFRTIILRYYMVYPENKPLLAWEQKLVTLLYDSSKYNLLRCGAASDSLVANEVRDMGNKTAPLLSISLAVLMVFLMLCSFRYKRRESKPFEALLGGATPLLAGITTVGLVSATGLAFQSIVVSTLFLLLAIG; translated from the exons ATGATTGAAGCGAGGGATAATGGTAGCCTGTTAAGGGAAGATCATCGTAAACAAGTATGGGATTTAGTTTACgaaatttcaaacaacattTCCATTCAA GACTCGTCAGGACGTTCCTTGACCTATAAGGATATGTGTGATCCATATTGCCAGAAAAACGATGCCTTTTACGCTCTTCTAAAGCTCTACAACCAAAATTTCTCCAGAGTCGAC ATTACATATCCGACTATGGATATACTTGGCAAGCAAGTTTTTATTGCTGCAAACGTTTACGATGTGAGCGTCGATCACCAAACAAACGTTCTCAAAAACTTCCGTACCATAATACTTCGTTATTATATGgtatatccagaaaataagcCGTTACTAGCTTGGGAACAAAAA TTGGTGACCCTTCTTTATGACTCTTCCAAGTATAATCTCTTACGATGTGGTGCAGCGTCCGACAGTCTCGTTGCGAACGAG GTCCGAGATATGGGAAACAAGACAGCTCCACTTCTGAGCATCTCTCTGGCTGTCCTCATGGTGTTTTTGATGTTATGTTCGTTTAG ATACAAAAGAAGGGAATCAAAACCGTTCGAAGCACTTCTCGGAGGTGCAACACCACTGCTCGCAGGAATAACAACCGTCGGATTAGTATCAGCGACCGGATTGGCGTTCCAATCGATTGTTGTTAGCACTCTTTTCCTGCTACTAGCTATTGGTTAG
- a CDS encoding hypothetical protein (NECATOR_CHRV.G20351.T1), with protein sequence MVPPRFQPPSPPHRLRERPLAQRCLKLSSFRLISSNSTLRLGIDDVFIMLAAWHRTEKSLDIPRRVAEMVQVSGCSMTVTSITNLISFGNGVLSSTPVLQTFAIYSVVASIICYLYQLILFPAILTLTAHNEYKKVDDECSSTCLPEELTPIKHAGVFHDRAWKYMARVVGKPWMRILTILVLIVYWSVTYYGISIVETDLSVQKLAPPDARIVKFKIRYDQAIKGMQTFAVVVTTPGDLRDANRLTAVKSMIKDYETASYSYGPASTFCFLQPYLDYLTFREGEEEDESIPFTYVHIPSFVESDSYWKATLRINETACMINEPTCIQSFLFTTGFTSLVRYNEMFPLIQEWRGISRKYPELGVYAYTERSTFADQTDALGDVIWQTLYSEVICMGLSFIIFIPDVVSIVAAMFSLLSVNLGVFGFLSLWGVGIDPVSMAALLMSIGFSVDISAHISYHYYQVKAQTPLEKLEDAFLNIGWPTMQGGLSTMFAMMPVLIKPCYLGMVFLKTVALVTVFGLVHGLIVLPVFLSMLTALRQKCSRNTIAPADNDGSESGGSTCSVQPHRISIKSFTAYKADH encoded by the exons atggtcccacctcgattccaaccgccgtctccaccgcaccgcttgcgagagcggccgcttgcgcaacg TTGCCTGAAACTGTCTTCGTTTCGACTAATCTCTTCGAACTCGACTCTTCGACTCG GTATCGATGATGTCTTCATTATGCTCGCCGCTTGGCATCGTACGGAAAAGAGTCTCGACATTCCAAGACGAGTGGCTGAAATGGTTCAA GTGTCTGGCTGCTCAATGACTGTGACCTCTATTACCAACCTTATTTCCTTTGGTAATGGTGTTCTTTCAAGTACTCCTGTTCTGCAG ACTTTCGCCATTTACTCTGTGGTAGCCAGCATAATATGTTACTTGTACCAGCTGATTTTGTTCCCAGCCATACTAACCTTAACTGCTCACAACGAATACAAAAAAGTTGATGACGAGTGCAG TAGCACCTGTCTACCGGAAGAGCTCACTCCGATCAAGCATGCTGGTGTATTTCATGACCGTGCTTGGAAATATATGGCTCGTGTAGTGGGTAAACCATGGATGCGTATACTGACAATTCTG GTTCTCATCGTTTACTGGAGTGTCACATACTACGGTATCTCAATTGTGGAAACTGATCTGTCAGTGCAGAAACTTGCTCCTCCAGACGCACGGATAGTAAAGTTCAAGATACGGTACGACCAAGCAATCAAG GGTATGCAAACATTTGCGGTAGTTGTGACAACACCTGGTGATCTTCGAGATGCAAACAGACTCACAGCAGTGAAGAGCATGATCAAGGATTACGAAACAGCGAGCTACAG CTATGGTCCTGCCTCAACATTCTGTTTTCTGCAGCCTTACTTGGACTACTTGACATTCCGTGAAGGCGAGGAAGAAGATGAG AGCATTCCGTTCACCTACGTTCACATCCCGTCTTTCGTGGAATCTGATTCCTATTGGAAAGCTACTCTAAGGATTAATGAGACTGCATGCATGATCAATGAACCAACATGTATACAATCATTCCTCTTTACTACTGGTTTCACTTCTCTCGTGAG ATATAACGAGATGTTTCCACTCATACAGGAATGGCGTGGAATTAGCAGGAAGTATCCTGAACTTGGCGTTTACGCTTATACAGAACGAAGCACTTTTGCTGATCAG ACGGATGCCCTCGGTGATGTTATATGGCAAACACTATACTCCGAGGTGATCTGTATGGGATTGTCTTTTATTATCTTCATCCCCGATGTAGTCTCGATTGTTGCTGCGATGTTCAGCCTCCTCAGCGTAAATCTGGGC GTGTTTGGATTCCTTTCATTGTGGGGTGTAGGCATAGACCCGGTATCAATGGCAGCTCTTTTAATGTCTATCGGCTTCAGCGTTGATATCTCTGCCCATATCAGTTATCACTACTACCAAGTGAAAGCACAG ACTCCTCTGGAAAAACTTGAAGATGCTTTTCTAAATATTGGTTGGCCAACGATGCAAGGAGGATTGAGCACGATGTTTGCTATGATGCCCGTTCTTATCAAACCCTGCTATCTAGGAATGGTGTTTCTAAAG ACGGTTGCACTCGTGACAGTATTCGGCCTCGTTCATGGGCTCATTGTACTTCCTGTGTTTCTTTCGATGCTTACAGCTCTCCGACAAAAGTGTTCACGAAA CACTATTGCACCAGCTGACAATGATGGGTCAGAAAGTGGTGGGAGCACCTGTTCCGTTCAACCTCACCGTATATCCATCAAAAGCTTCACTGCTTACAAAGCTGACCATTAA